The DNA window CCCCCAATGTCAAAGCAATAATTATACATTTAAACTCACCTGACTTTTATGTGTTACTTTATTTTTCTTTAACTCATGAATCTTTTCATTTAAATTAATTTTAGGAACTTTATTTTCAAGTAAACCATAATATATTTGAACACTGTTTAAATTATTGAATATTATAGGTTCTAAATCTTTAATAACATCTTTTTTTAAAAAATTCAATTCATTTAATTTACTCATAATTTGCTTCTCAATATTTGAAATATTTTTATTTAATTTTTCTAAATCAATTAATTTATATTGTTGATCAATTTTTGATTTTAATAAATTAATTTCTTGAGAATTATCAATTTGATTATATTTTTGCATATACAAATTTGCTAAATCAAATTTTTTCTTACTTATTAAGGCTTTACCTTTAATAAGTATTTTTTCTTTTGTAATCTCTTCATTTTCTAATAATGTACTTAATCTTACTTTATACTTTAATCATGCTTGTATATTTTTTTCAATAATTTTTATAAATTGCAAATTTTCTTTGTCTAAAATATTTGTAATTTCATTTAAATCTTTTTTTAATTTTAAAGAATCAGGTTTACTTAAATTTAATTCTAAAACTGTTAATAATTTTAATTTATTAATTGTCTTATTTAATAAAGTCTTCTCAGTTGCTCTTTCTTTATATGACATCATACTAAATAATATTGATGTTGATATTGCCACTGAACAAGATAATAAATAAAATGAACCATTAAGAGTGGGATTTAGTTTTCCTACTCCTCCATATATTGGTTCAGAGAAGAAACCAATTGCTTCAAATACTCCAATCCCACTTTGTGCTCTTTGTGTAACACCAAGAATATTTGCAAAAGCCCCAGCTATAAATGCACCACATACCCCTGAAATTAAAGGTCTTTTTTTAGGTAAATTTATACCATAAAGAATTGGCTCTGTAATTCCAAGTAAACCTGCAGGAAGCATTCCTATTCCCTGTTTTTTTAATTTTGCATTTTGTGTAATTAGGATAACTCCAACTAAAGCTCCAACTTGTGATCAAACTGAAATTGAACCAGCTATACCATAAACTGTTTGACCACCAGTTGTTGGTGATAATAAATCAAGAAATGAAATTAAACCTAACATCATATGTAATCCGAAAATAACTGCTACTTGTCACATAGCAACAAATATACCAACACCAATACCTAATGGTATTTTTCCTATATAGAACATTGATGAACCAAATAAAGTTTCAACAAAGTTTCAAATTATTCCATAACCAAAGAATGATAATGGAGCTACTATAATAATTACAATAAATGGTCTAAACATTAATTCTAAAGCAATTGGAATTACTTTTTTTAAATGAGTGTCTAAAATTTTTGCAGTGTATATAGCTGCAACAATAACAAAGACCTTTGTGTTCATTGCATTTACTTTAATTTTTGTTATTTGATCTAACATTGGATTACCAGTATCAATTGTTCCCAAATCAAATAATAAAAAATCATTTCCAAGTCCCATACTTCCACCATCACCAAACATTAAAGGACAGCAGAGAATAAGTCCAAGTGCAACTCCCATTATGCCCTCTAATTTAAAGTAATTTGCAGCAGATACAGCTATCATAATTCCCATAAAATAAGTTGTCGTTTTTCCCATTGCAAATAACATTATTCACCCTATTGAAGCATCTTTAAATAAAACATCATTAGCACCTGGATTTTCACTTAGTTTAAAAACAATATTTGGCATTACTCCTGTTTGCATTAAAATAGCTATAATTGCTTGAATTAACCCAACACCAACCATTATAGGAATTATTTTAACCATAATTGCTGAAAACATAGCTAAAAATCTTCTTGCTAATGGAATTTTTGTATTATTAATTCCTAAAGAAGCTCTTATAGCCAAAGATTCATTATTCAATTTAATAACTTCTTCTTTTAATTTATAAACGTCTTGACCAATTACAACTTGTAGTTCATTTCCATTTCAAACTGTTCCTTTTACAAGTGACAATCTTTTTATTTCATCAACATTTACAAGTTCCTTATTTTTTACACTAAATCTAAGTCTAGTCATACAATTATATACTTCATTGTAATTTGATGAGCTTCCTATAAATTTATTAATTGAAGCTGCACATTTTTCATACTTATTTGACATATTGAAGAATTCAATAGGATCAGTTATACTTTTAAGATCCTGTTCTTTTTTTTCTTCTTTAAATTCATAATCAATTGTACAAATTAAATCTCCTTGTTTTACTTTACCTAACTTCAAGTCATTTATTTTATAGTCAGTTAAACTATTAATTTCAAAAACTATTGGAGTTTCAATCGACAATTTTTTTTGCTTTAATAATTCCAGATCTACATTAAAAATATTATTTTCTTTGGTCACGTTATCGCCTACTTTTAAAGTAGTTGTAAATCCCGTTCCATTTAATGCTATTGTATCCATTCCACAATGAATTAAAAATTGCAATCCCTCAATATCAAAACCATATGCATGATAAGTATCAAATATCATAGTTACTGTTGCATTATCAAAAAAACCTTTAAAGTTATTCGAATTTGGAATAATAACTAATCCATCGCCTAGCATACGATCTGCAAACATTGAATCATTACAATCTTGAATATTTTTTATTTCACCATCAACTGGTGAATACAAGCTTATTTTCATATATTTTCCCCTTACAGTAATATTTTCCATAAAATTAAGAAAAAATAAATATTTTTCCACTATAAAGAAAATACTTTCTAAATTAGAAAGTATTTTTAATATGTTCAAATATGTGTAAAAACAACATTTCCAAAGCTATATTTCTATAAATAGACTTTGATTTATCAAATTGGTAATTAATTAATATTTTGTCAGTAAAATCTACATCTAATTGAATGTCTTGACTTGCAGTTGTAATTAAAAATTTTTTATTTTTTTCATTAGTTTCATCTTCATATGTTTTTATTATTGAATTATTGTTACTTGAGCAAATAATTAAAATTTCAAGTTCATTTTCATCATTTTTAACAGTATTTTTTATATACTCAGATGAAATAACTCTAACTATTTTATTTAAATTATCAAATAATTCTATGATGTATGCACTAGCATGTCTGATTTGATTTGAAGGATATAAATTTATAATTTTCACTTCCTTAATTGCTTGGGTAATTTTTTCAATAAATAAACTATTTTCTATAATTCATTTTTGAATAGAATCAAATCTTTCTAAAGAGCTAACTTTATTTACATTTTCAGTTCAGCCATAGTGGTCATATTCATTTTTTAAAATAAAGATTAATTCTCTATAGCCTGCACAACCAATTTTTTGACTAAATTTTGTTATAGTTGATAATGAAACGTAACATTGTTTTGCAAGATCTTCTTGATTTTTGAATTCTCCTTTTGCAAAGTTATCTATAATTTTTTTAGCAATAGCTTTAAAGTTTGTCTCTTCAACAGAATCACTTAATTTTATCAATTTATTAATTACTGTCATTTTTTTTGTCCTTTTTTTCCTACTAATTAAAATTATATATTTGAATAAAAAAAAGTAAATAATATATTTACTTATGAAAAATATTTTACTTTTATAACTCTTTGGTTTTGATGAAATCTTTAAATCATTCAAAAGATTTTTTCTTATATCTATTACCAGTTCCTTTATGATAATCATCGTAATCTACATAAATTAAACCATAGCGTTTAGACATTTCATTTGTAGAAAGACTAACAACATCTATTGGAGTTCACATAGTATAACCAAATACATCTACGCCATCACCTATTGCCTCATTAATTTGAATAAAATGTTCTTTTAGATATTCAATTCGATAACTATCATCTACTGTATTATTTTTATCTAATTTTTCAACAACACCAATTCCGTTTTCTGAAATAAATAAAGGTAATTGATATCTATCTCATAATTCATTTAATGTTATTCTTAAACCAATTGGGTCAATTTGTCACCCTCACTCAGTAGCTTTTAAAAATGGATTTTTGCCACCCATTATTAAGTTTCCACCATTTTGATTGTTTAGTTCTTTTGACACTGTTGAAGTCATATAATAGCTAAATGTTATATACTCAACTGTATTTTCCTTAATTACTTTTAATTCCTCTGCTGTCATATCTATTTTTATATTTTTTTCTTTAAAAAATCTTTTTGAATAAGTTGGATATTCTCCCTTTGCAACAACATCATAAAAGAAATATCTATTAATTTGTTGTGTTAGTAAATTTTCTAGAACATTGACTGGATTACAATCAATTGAATATGTTGTCATATTTGCTATCATACACCCCATTTTTATATTTTTTGAAATAGTTTTTGCTATTTGAATAACTTTTGCCTGAGCATAAAACTGATTGTGCAATCCTTGAAAAGCTGCATTTAAATATTCTGAACTTGTTTTATAATCTTCTTTAAAAATTCCTAACCCTGTAATCGGTGACCAAGGTGCTACATTTATTTCATTAAAAGGTAATCAATATTTTACTAAATCCTTATATTCATTCATAATAACACTAACAAATTTAATATATAAATCGATAACTTTTTTATTAGACCAACCTTTATATTTTTTTGCAATTGGATACGGAACATCATAATGTTGAACTGTTAACATAACTTCAATTCCATTATTTTTACATTCTTGAAATACTTTTCTATAAAATTCTAAACCATCTTTATTAGGCTCACTTTCATCTCCATTTGGAAATATTCTTGATCAAGCAATTGACATTCTAAAGATATTCATCCCTGCTTCTTTAAATAATGCAATATCTTCTTTATACCTGTGATAAAAATCTATTCCAAATCTTTTAGGATAGTGTAAGTTATCTATATTTTCAATTGATTTTTCATAATCTTCTTTAGTATAGTTATTCATTTCTTGATTATTCTTACGATCCAAATTTGGATTAAAGGGTCTCATTTCAGCTAAAGTAAGAGATTTACCATCAACATCATAAGCTCCTTCTATTTGAGATGAAGCAGTAGCTCCACCTCATAAAAAATCTTTTCTTTCAAATTTCATACTTCTTTTCTCCTTTATCAATATTTTGCCTTAATAAAAATAAAATAAATCTATTTTTATTTTAAATATAGTACTTTACAATTTGTAAAGTACTTACTATATTTTTTTAAAAATATAAAAAAATAGCATATGAAGTACAACTTCTCTTGATGAAAATTGTGAATTATCCAATGAATAATCTACTGTCATTTTTTTTGTAAATTTAAAATTTAATTTATCAATTTGTTTATCTGAGGAAATTAAAAAATTAGTATAATTTTCGTCATAAGCTTTTGAAAAATTATCAATTAAAGTATCGTTATCTCTACCAGTCAATATTAATAAATTAAACCCCTTTTCATTATTTTTTTTAGCTTTAAATCTAAATTCATTATTCAAAACTGTAACATTTTTTTCATATTCATATAGCATATTTGCAAAATATCTTGAAGATTCATTTGCTTGATATGATGTATAAATATTAATAAAATCGCTTTCCCTAATTTTTTCACACACAGTATTTATAAAATCCTCATTTAAATGAATTCATTTTTCAATTGATTGAAAAATTTCGAAAGTTTCCATTTTCTCTTTTCTTTCATAATCAAGTTTTCTTCATTCATTTTTCATTTTAAAATTTAATTCTCTAAAACCAGAGAATCCCATTTTTTTGGCAAACTTGGTAATAGTTGAAATTGATACAAAAGTTTGTGCAGCTAATTCCTCTTGATCACAAAATATTGCCCTGTCAGCATTTTCTAATATTCTTTTTGCTATTATTTTAAAAGTTGTATCTTCAAATTCCTTGCTAATGATTTTTAAATTATCAAACACATATGTCATTAGTTTTACCTATGAAATTTTTTTCTTTCTATATATCTAATAATAAATATAAAAAAAAAAAAAAAATATTTAATTTTAAACAAAAAAAGTTTTTTAACTTTTATTTAAATCAAAATATTTTTTTTACATCAATTATTCTTTGATTTAAACTACCTCTATATAAAATATTTGGGTCATATAACTCTTTAATAAATCTCCCCTGAATTAAAGTATCAATTTCTAGCAGTCTTGATACATGGTAATATCCTTTTCATTACAACTATTTTTTAAAATCAATTCTTTAATTGTAAAGCTTGTATATAATTAAATACTTAGTCCAGTTTCTTGCTTTATTTTTTAAATAAAGGGTAATAATTCAATTGTGCTAAACATTGGATCACCCCGCTAAAAGTAACTCCCCTCAGCAATGAGTTTGATTTTATTTCAGAAATAATTTCAGTTTCATATTCTTTATCAAAATTTCGCCCTATTTTTAAATTTCAACTCAAGATATTATGGCAACCACAACACACATGTAAGCAACCTGCAATGTAAATAACCAGGTCCATCACTAATTGTTTCTTTATAAATTTTAAATATTTTCATTAATTTTATAATAAACTGGTATATGATTTAAGTTTCTAAAATATTCTCTATCAGTAACACCTTCAACTACACCAAAAACTTTTTTAGTTTCCTTTACTGTAATTAGTAACTAATTCTTTTTTCATAGAGCAATATCCTTAAAATATTTTTTTATAAATATAAAACTAAACTTTTATATTTAGTTGTGAATTAATACTTTCAAAATAAATTAAAAAATCAATAAAGACTTATAATAATATAATAAAAAATCTTAATTAAAATATAGCACCCCTATATTATTTATATATGAAAGTAAAAAACCTTATTAATAATAAGGTTTTTTACTTTCATATATAATTTTATGTAAATCAATTTAACTTTTTAAAATCTTTGCTAGAACTCCAAAACAGCCAGCTTTATTTTCTAAATTACTTTTTATTATATTTATATTTTCAATTGGTGAAAAATTTTGAAATAATAAAATATAATTTTTCGCCTTTTGAATTATGGTATCTAAAAATTTACTATTCGAACTTATTCCTCCACCAATAGTAATCGCATCAAAATCCATTAGAAAATTTAATGATACTAAATATTTAGTTAAACTAGTTGTTCATATATCAAAAATATCAACTGCCATTTGATCATTTTTTTCAACTAAGCTCATGAATTTTTTACCATCAATTAAATTTTTCTTTTTGGCACTATCTTTTGCTTTAGCTGTTATTACATTTTCAATTGGGGCAACTTTACCTAGTTCAATTGAATCATTATATCTCTTTAAATTTGCACCCGTAGAAGTGCTTTGAACAATTAAATTAATATCAGGTCTATCAAAGTTAGCAAAGAGTTTAGATAGCTCTCCTGCTCCCCCTTTAAAACCTTTATAAATTTTACCATTAATAATAATTCCCCCACCAAGTCCTGTTCCTACAGTGACATGAAGCATATTTTTATATTTTTTATTCTGACCAAAATAATATTCTCCATAAGCAGCAGATTTTGCATCATTTTCAATTTCAAAAGTTTCAATATTTTTAAATTCAGCAAAAAAATCTTTTAAATTAATTTCTTTAATATTAGTTAAAGATGATTCAGATAATATTTTGTATTTTTTTGAATCAATAATTCCTGGAATACTTATTCCTAAATTAATTTTAATATCTCTTGGCAAATCCCTTTTGATTAGTTCAAAAACATAATTTGCATCTAATTGTCATGCATTTGCTCTTTTTTGATTATCATATTCTATAACACCTTCTGATAATATTTTTTGATTATCATCGATGATTATTTTTTTAATACTTAATCCTCCAATGTCATATAAGTAGTTAGTGTTTTTCATAAATTAATATTCCCATTTCTTTTTTAAAGCTAGCCAATTATTTTGTTAGCTTTTTTATTTACGTTATTTTGTTGTGAAATTTTTTTGATTATTTTGTTTAAAGTGATTTTGACATCAATTGGGTTTGATAATTTGTAAGTTATTTTTAAATCATTTATAGAATTTTTATATAATAATTTTATTGAATTAAAATCTTCTAGTGAAAAATAATTTTCTAATTCATTTAAGTTATTTATAATAATTTCTTCTTTCTTTTTAATTGCCTGATTTAATCACTCTAATTTATCAACCATTTTTTTATCTAGTTGTTGAATTTTCATTTGCAAATCTTCTTTTTTAATTTCAAAAAAAACTTTTTTATGTTTTTCCATAATTGCTTTTGCTTTTACTATCTTACCTTTATTAATTAAAATAGAACCTTGTTCAAATAATTTCTCTTTGATTTTATTTTCTTTGTCAAAAAGTATTTCACGATTAATTTTATATTTTAGACTTTCAATTAATAACCTCTCAATTTTTTTTATTTTAATAACTTCTTCTTTGGTAAAGAAATTTTCTTCTGTTTTTAAAATATTTACTATTTTTTGTTTATCTTCAGTTGATAAATTAGAATTGGATAAATTAATTATTTTAATTAATTTAATATTATTTTTTTTGATAATATTATTTTCCAATGATCTTTCTTTGTACATAAATATTGTAAACATTAAAGCTAATGCAACCGATAACATACAACATAAAATATTGTAAAAACCATTTAAAGCATTTGGCAGTAATTCAACAGTAACTATTTCTGGGTTAATTGGATTTGAGAAAAATCCAAAGAACGAAAATACTCCTAATCCAGTACCTACTCTTTGTGAAACACTAAGCATATTGCTTAAGCAACCTGCAAAGAATGCTCCAAGAGTACCTGCAATAAAAGGCCTTACTTTTGGTAGATTAATACCATAAACAATCGGTGCTGGAACTCCAAAGAAACCTGTAATTACAGTTGAACGAGCTTCTCTTTTAGTTGAACCATTTTTAGATATTATTATAACTGCAACAACAGCTCCAACTTGTCCTCAAACAGAAAACTCTCCTCCTGGAGTTAAATAACTAACCCCATCAGTTAATACTTGCATTTGAGAAATTTGTCCTACAGCAGAATGCATTCCAATAACAACTAATGGCTGTCAAATCAGAGCATAAATACCAGTTCCAATTCCTAATGGAGCTGCTGTTACAAATCTTAAACCTACTGCAATTAATTGTTCAAAAATATATCAAATAGGTCCAATGATAAAGAATGTTATTAGAGCTGAAATTAATAATGTTAACGCTGATTTTAAAATTAATTCCAAAGATTTAGGAACTCAAGTTGCAATTCAGTTATCAACTTTTTTTGTAATTATAATTGCCAATATTACAACAATTATTCTTGCTCCTTGAGGCATTATTTTTATTGAAGAAAGACCAGATCAAACAGGATCATTAGGACTTATTCCTGTTTTAAATAAGTCTCAAGTATAACCAAAACCGATTGGTCCTCCATCACCAAATATTAATGGGCTTCCTAAAATAATAGAAATACTCATAGCAATATACATATTTAATTTAAAATACCTGGCAGCACTTAGTCCTGCCAATACTCCCATAAACCTTAAGGGAGTATTGGATATTACATATAAAATAGCTCATAAAACATTTGTTTCTTTAATAAATTCTTGTCCTGGTTTTAAGCCACTCTCTGGCATTTTTAAAACTATATCTGGCATTATTTTTGAAATCTGTAAAACTCCAACAAATGCCATTATAATACCTGACCCTATCATAATTGGAATTAATGGCATCGATATTGAAGAAATTACAACTAACATTCTTTTTTTAAAAGACATTTTTCTATTTGCTAATAAATCAAATTCTCCTGAATTTTCAATTATTTTTAAAGCGTTATACAATTTGTAAACGTTTTTTCCTAAAATTAATTGTAATTCATTATTTTTTCAAACAACTGCCTTTATTTGGGAGATTTCTTGAAGTGAATTAATGTCTACAAGACTTTTATCTTTTATTTTAAACCTAAGACGAGTTGAACAATTGTAAGAATTACTATAATTTGCTTTTCTTCCAACAAGTTCAATTACTCTTCTTGCAAGTAAGTCTCAATTTGAACTAGTTTTAAAATATTTATCAACTTCAATTTCCCTTTCAGGTTCCAAAATAGATTCAAAAGTTCCTATTAATTGACCTTTTTTAACTTTTGTAGGTCCTGTAAAATAGGGTTTAAAAGTTCAATTTAACCTATTAGATTCATCATTAATTACAACAGCAATATTAGTATTTTTGTGGACTACTTTTAAATATTCCAAATTTACTTTTGCAATTTTTTCAAAATTTTTTAATTTATCATCTTGTTCTTTTACAATTTTAAAATATTTACTATCCTCTAATTCAAAGTCAAGACACATATTAATCATGATTGAAGAGTTCAAATTATTTTGCTTCAAAAATAAACCATGATTTGTTTCAAAAATTAAATCAACATTTGCATTTTCAATTGGGTTATAGATTTCATTTGATGTTGCAGATATAAAATAACCTATTCCTAGAGAGTTATTTTTAAAAACTTTATCATCAATATTTTCTATTAAATCAATTACTCCATCACAAACAGCATAAACATTTAAAATTTTTTTCTGCATAAGTAATTCCTTTCAAAAGTTTAATTATTACAGGATTACTAAGCAATTTTTGAAGCTTCTTTATCTAGACCAATTCTTTGATAAGTTTCTAGAGGAGCATCAACTGTTTTCATTTTTTTAACCATTTTTTCAATCATCATTTGTTCAATTTTTTTATCTTTTAATGGATTTAATTGATTTGGATCATTTTCTAAATCAAATAATAGATTTCCATATTTAAATGAGTTTGCACTAAGTAAAGGTATATCTAAATTAAATTTCATCATTGGCATTCAATTTGAAAATCTTGTTCCTTTTACATATTGCATATCATTTAAAAAGATATCAGGTAAAAATCCTTTCATGAAATTAAAGTTCAATGTGTATTGTGTATTTGGAGAGTTTTTTTCATCTTTAGCAGCTTTCATATAAACATATTTTCCATCATATATATTTACATGTCCTCCATTAATACCAAATAAAATTTCTTTATGATTATTTTTATCTTTTCTTAGTGCTTCATAAATTGAATTACCATCTCGATCAAAATCGTCTTTCATATTAAAGTATTCCAAAATTGTTGGAGCTATGTCAATTGTTTGACATAATTTATCAAATCTTTTTCCATCCATATTTGCAAATTCAGGAATATGTAAAAAGAACGGTGTGTGAATTAATTCATCATATCAAGGTGAAGATGATTTACCAACAAAATTATGTTCTCCAGTTAAAAATCCATGATCTGTATTTACAATTAGCATTGTGTCTTTTCACAAATCATTTTCGTCAAAATAATCTAAAATTTTTCCCAAGTATTCATCAATCATTGAAATTAGTGCGGCATATTCAATTTGAAGTTTTTTAACATTTTCAGATTCCTTTTCTTCATCATAGTGACTATATTTTGGTCAATTCGGAATATTGTCTGTATATGTAGCTCCATAAATATCTCTATATTTTTGAGGCATTACAAATGGTTCATGAGGATCAAAACATTCAATTTGTAATAATCAATTATCTAATTCCTTATGTCCTTTCAAAAAATCAATACCTGATAACATTGTTTGGACACTAGAATAACTTGTATCTTCTTGTGTTAAATGAGCCAAATTTGATTTTCCATATTTCAAAAAATTTCATTTCTCTTCTGTAGTTGATGGGTCAAAACTAGTATTTAAACCATTTTCATGAGGTTGATCGTGATTTTTACCATAAGCTGCCGGTATTCATT is part of the Spiroplasma cantharicola genome and encodes:
- a CDS encoding PTS glucose transporter subunit IIABC; its protein translation is MKISLYSPVDGEIKNIQDCNDSMFADRMLGDGLVIIPNSNNFKGFFDNATVTMIFDTYHAYGFDIEGLQFLIHCGMDTIALNGTGFTTTLKVGDNVTKENNIFNVDLELLKQKKLSIETPIVFEINSLTDYKINDLKLGKVKQGDLICTIDYEFKEEKKEQDLKSITDPIEFFNMSNKYEKCAASINKFIGSSSNYNEVYNCMTRLRFSVKNKELVNVDEIKRLSLVKGTVWNGNELQVVIGQDVYKLKEEVIKLNNESLAIRASLGINNTKIPLARRFLAMFSAIMVKIIPIMVGVGLIQAIIAILMQTGVMPNIVFKLSENPGANDVLFKDASIGWIMLFAMGKTTTYFMGIMIAVSAANYFKLEGIMGVALGLILCCPLMFGDGGSMGLGNDFLLFDLGTIDTGNPMLDQITKIKVNAMNTKVFVIVAAIYTAKILDTHLKKVIPIALELMFRPFIVIIIVAPLSFFGYGIIWNFVETLFGSSMFYIGKIPLGIGVGIFVAMWQVAVIFGLHMMLGLISFLDLLSPTTGGQTVYGIAGSISVWSQVGALVGVILITQNAKLKKQGIGMLPAGLLGITEPILYGINLPKKRPLISGVCGAFIAGAFANILGVTQRAQSGIGVFEAIGFFSEPIYGGVGKLNPTLNGSFYLLSCSVAISTSILFSMMSYKERATEKTLLNKTINKLKLLTVLELNLSKPDSLKLKKDLNEITNILDKENLQFIKIIEKNIQAWLKYKVRLSTLLENEEITKEKILIKGKALISKKKFDLANLYMQKYNQIDNSQEINLLKSKIDQQYKLIDLEKLNKNISNIEKQIMSKLNELNFLKKDVIKDLEPIIFNNLNSVQIYYGLLENKVPKINLNEKIHELKKNKVTHKSQVSLNV
- a CDS encoding glycoside hydrolase family 1 protein, which gives rise to MKFERKDFLWGGATASSQIEGAYDVDGKSLTLAEMRPFNPNLDRKNNQEMNNYTKEDYEKSIENIDNLHYPKRFGIDFYHRYKEDIALFKEAGMNIFRMSIAWSRIFPNGDESEPNKDGLEFYRKVFQECKNNGIEVMLTVQHYDVPYPIAKKYKGWSNKKVIDLYIKFVSVIMNEYKDLVKYWLPFNEINVAPWSPITGLGIFKEDYKTSSEYLNAAFQGLHNQFYAQAKVIQIAKTISKNIKMGCMIANMTTYSIDCNPVNVLENLLTQQINRYFFYDVVAKGEYPTYSKRFFKEKNIKIDMTAEELKVIKENTVEYITFSYYMTSTVSKELNNQNGGNLIMGGKNPFLKATEWGWQIDPIGLRITLNELWDRYQLPLFISENGIGVVEKLDKNNTVDDSYRIEYLKEHFIQINEAIGDGVDVFGYTMWTPIDVVSLSTNEMSKRYGLIYVDYDDYHKGTGNRYKKKSFEWFKDFIKTKEL
- a CDS encoding sulfatase, translated to MRAVILMFDTLTRKYLPNYGNDWVHAPNFKRLGEKTITFDNFYAGSMPCMPARREIHTGRYNFLHRSWGQLEPFDNSIFEHLKNNNIYTHLTTDHWHYWEDGGGTYHTRYNTWEGYRGQEYDQWIPAAYGKNHDQPHENGLNTSFDPSTTEEKWNFLKYGKSNLAHLTQEDTSYSSVQTMLSGIDFLKGHKELDNWLLQIECFDPHEPFVMPQKYRDIYGATYTDNIPNWPKYSHYDEEKESENVKKLQIEYAALISMIDEYLGKILDYFDENDLWKDTMLIVNTDHGFLTGEHNFVGKSSSPWYDELIHTPFFLHIPEFANMDGKRFDKLCQTIDIAPTILEYFNMKDDFDRDGNSIYEALRKDKNNHKEILFGINGGHVNIYDGKYVYMKAAKDEKNSPNTQYTLNFNFMKGFLPDIFLNDMQYVKGTRFSNWMPMMKFNLDIPLLSANSFKYGNLLFDLENDPNQLNPLKDKKIEQMMIEKMVKKMKTVDAPLETYQRIGLDKEASKIA
- a CDS encoding MurR/RpiR family transcriptional regulator; translation: MTYVFDNLKIISKEFEDTTFKIIAKRILENADRAIFCDQEELAAQTFVSISTITKFAKKMGFSGFRELNFKMKNEWRKLDYERKEKMETFEIFQSIEKWIHLNEDFINTVCEKIRESDFINIYTSYQANESSRYFANMLYEYEKNVTVLNNEFRFKAKKNNEKGFNLLILTGRDNDTLIDNFSKAYDENYTNFLISSDKQIDKLNFKFTKKMTVDYSLDNSQFSSREVVLHMLFFYIFKKI
- a CDS encoding ROK family protein; protein product: MKNTNYLYDIGGLSIKKIIIDDNQKILSEGVIEYDNQKRANAWQLDANYVFELIKRDLPRDIKINLGISIPGIIDSKKYKILSESSLTNIKEINLKDFFAEFKNIETFEIENDAKSAAYGEYYFGQNKKYKNMLHVTVGTGLGGGIIINGKIYKGFKGGAGELSKLFANFDRPDINLIVQSTSTGANLKRYNDSIELGKVAPIENVITAKAKDSAKKKNLIDGKKFMSLVEKNDQMAVDIFDIWTTSLTKYLVSLNFLMDFDAITIGGGISSNSKFLDTIIQKAKNYILLFQNFSPIENINIIKSNLENKAGCFGVLAKILKS
- a CDS encoding 4Fe-4S cluster-binding domain-containing protein, with translation MDLVIYIAGCLHVCCGCHNILSWNLKIGRNFDKEYETEIISEIKSNSLLRGVTFSGVIQCLAQLNYYPLFKK
- a CDS encoding PTS transporter subunit EIIC, whose translation is MQKKILNVYAVCDGVIDLIENIDDKVFKNNSLGIGYFISATSNEIYNPIENANVDLIFETNHGLFLKQNNLNSSIMINMCLDFELEDSKYFKIVKEQDDKLKNFEKIAKVNLEYLKVVHKNTNIAVVINDESNRLNWTFKPYFTGPTKVKKGQLIGTFESILEPEREIEVDKYFKTSSNWDLLARRVIELVGRKANYSNSYNCSTRLRFKIKDKSLVDINSLQEISQIKAVVWKNNELQLILGKNVYKLYNALKIIENSGEFDLLANRKMSFKKRMLVVISSISMPLIPIMIGSGIIMAFVGVLQISKIMPDIVLKMPESGLKPGQEFIKETNVLWAILYVISNTPLRFMGVLAGLSAARYFKLNMYIAMSISIILGSPLIFGDGGPIGFGYTWDLFKTGISPNDPVWSGLSSIKIMPQGARIIVVILAIIITKKVDNWIATWVPKSLELILKSALTLLISALITFFIIGPIWYIFEQLIAVGLRFVTAAPLGIGTGIYALIWQPLVVIGMHSAVGQISQMQVLTDGVSYLTPGGEFSVWGQVGAVVAVIIISKNGSTKREARSTVITGFFGVPAPIVYGINLPKVRPFIAGTLGAFFAGCLSNMLSVSQRVGTGLGVFSFFGFFSNPINPEIVTVELLPNALNGFYNILCCMLSVALALMFTIFMYKERSLENNIIKKNNIKLIKIINLSNSNLSTEDKQKIVNILKTEENFFTKEEVIKIKKIERLLIESLKYKINREILFDKENKIKEKLFEQGSILINKGKIVKAKAIMEKHKKVFFEIKKEDLQMKIQQLDKKMVDKLEWLNQAIKKKEEIIINNLNELENYFSLEDFNSIKLLYKNSINDLKITYKLSNPIDVKITLNKIIKKISQQNNVNKKANKIIG
- a CDS encoding MurR/RpiR family transcriptional regulator, translating into MTVINKLIKLSDSVEETNFKAIAKKIIDNFAKGEFKNQEDLAKQCYVSLSTITKFSQKIGCAGYRELIFILKNEYDHYGWTENVNKVSSLERFDSIQKWIIENSLFIEKITQAIKEVKIINLYPSNQIRHASAYIIELFDNLNKIVRVISSEYIKNTVKNDENELEILIICSSNNNSIIKTYEDETNEKNKKFLITTASQDIQLDVDFTDKILINYQFDKSKSIYRNIALEMLFLHIFEHIKNTF